One stretch of Castor canadensis chromosome 14, mCasCan1.hap1v2, whole genome shotgun sequence DNA includes these proteins:
- the Lrg1 gene encoding leucine-rich alpha-2-glycoprotein, with protein sequence MSPWSRQQSPGSLGPHLPRTLFLLVLFVAFAQGVIPSPKGCLILHSVNGSSVSCLSPSKFPSPIPADTIHLVVEFSNLTKLPIAALRGAPRLQELHLSSNRLEALPAELLQPVPRLLVLDLTRNALSSLPCCLFRAAAVLHTLVLKQNQLQALQASWLRGLKALAYLDLSGNRLRTLPPGLLASLTSLHTLDLGDNQLETLPPDLLQGPLSLERLHLEGNQLRALGEDLLAPQPALRYLFLQDNQLAAVAVGTFRGLKWLDMVDLSNNSLTSVPTGLWVSLGRPVRDMEDGFDISRNPWVCDQNLGDLFRWLVANKHKMFSKNDTRCAGPEALEGHLLLEVAGSQ encoded by the exons ATGTCCCCTTGGAGCAGACAGCAGAG CCCAGGGAGCCTGGGCCCCCATCTTCCCAGAACCCTATTCCTCCTGGTGCTGTTTGTGGCCTTTGCCCAGGGGGTCATCCCAAGCCCCAAAGGCTGCCTGATCCTTCACTCTGTCAACGGCAGCTCCGTCTCCTGCCTGTCACCGTCCAAGTTCCCCAGCCCCATCCCGGCGGACACCATCCACCTGGTCGTGGAGTTCTCCAACCTCACCAAGCTGCCGATCGCCGCCCTGCGAGGGGCTCCCCGCCTGCAGGAATTGCACCTCTCCAGCAACCGGCTGGAGGCACTGCCAGCTGAGCTCCTGCAGCCAGTGCCCAGGTTGCTCGTGCTCGATCTCACCCGCAACGCCCTGAGCAGCCTGCCCTGCTGCCTCTTCCGGGCAGCCGCCGTCCTGCACACTCTCGTGCTGAAGCAGAACCAGCTCCAGGCCCTGCAGGCCTCCTGGCTGCGCGGCCTGAAAGCGCTGGCCTATCTGGATCTGTCAGGGAACCGTCTCCGGACACTGCCTCCTGGGCTGCTGGCCAGCCTCACCTCCCTGCACACCCTTGACCTTGGGGACAATCAGCTGGAGACCTTGCCGCCAGACCTTCTGCAGGGCCCGCTGAGTTTGGAACGCTTGCACCTGGAAGGGAACCAGTTGCGGGCCCTTGGTGAGGACCTGCTTGCGCCCCAGCCGGCCCTGCGCTACCTTTTCCTCCAGGACAACCAGCTGGCCGCGGTGGCAGTGGGCACCTTCCGAGGCCTGAAGTGGCTGGACATGGTGGACCTGTCCAATAACTCGCTGACTAGCGTGCCCACAGGACTCTGGGTGTCCCTAGGAAGGCCGGTCCGGGACATGGAGGATGGTTTCGACATCTCCCGCAACCCCTGGGTCTGTGACCAGAACCTGGGTGACCTCTTTCGCTGGCTGGTGGCCAATAAACACAAGATGTTCTCAAAGAATGACACCCGCTGTGCTGGGCCAGAAGCCCTGGAGGGTCACCTGCTCTTGGAAGTGGCCGGGTCCCAGTGA